From the Astatotilapia calliptera chromosome 6, fAstCal1.2, whole genome shotgun sequence genome, one window contains:
- the LOC113024014 gene encoding ubiquitin carboxyl-terminal hydrolase 37-like isoform X3 encodes MFKLLFHRKKLHKQNVAEKEIPSTSHQSIPDASVAATPANPENGQKKRKWRHIFCCSSQTDSDAEAESNTVKTLFKSGKVRSTTETIPADLSWDTWIMELLDQESGWEHVFNSSVACGGEIIESQTGTIDCFGFPNIGNTCYMNSCLQSLLNIEEFIRDIRRQEVLWSTDPEAQLLRRLIDVRDCHESTDYGLKDHHLRAFKKAFSSQAPEYTGSAQKDAHEFLTLFLNEVKRLAPHLERNAALLGQSYTCPVEEHHIFKMENMRTCKSCGHQSSQHEDFTSLSLDLVPEGSIINMLETYLKEQEIEFRCDCGGTASELKSSFDTLPRVLILHLKRFGFTQTYNIKKVDDPVRLQRDLVVPSNQGGGCYSLVSIINHYGGTESGHYICSSVHPEESQHSTSDRWLTYNDAQVLHTTGSAACEEQQHSAYMLFYKRNF; translated from the exons ATGTTTAAACTTCTTTTTCACAGAAAG aaattacacaaacaaaacGTGGCAGAGAAGGAAATTCCTTCTACGTCTCATCAGAG CATCCCGGATGCTTCTGTTGCTGCCACACCAGCTAACCCTGAAAATGgccaaaagaagagaaaatggagACACATCTTCTGCTGTTCCTCG CAAACTGACAGCGATGCAGAGGCAGAGAGCAACACTGTGAAGACTCTTTTTAAATCCGGGAAG GTAAGAAGCACCACGGAAACGATCCCAGCAGACCTGAGTTGGGACACTTGGATTATGGAGCTTCTGGACCAAGAGAGTGGATGGGAGCATGTGTTTAACAG CAGTGTAGCATGCGGTGGAGAAATAATAGAAAGTCAAACTGGGACTATAGACTGCTTCGG gTTTCCAAACATCGGAAACACCTGCTACATGAACTCCTGCCTGCAGAGCCTCCTCAACATTGAGGAGTTCATAAGAGACATCAGGCGTCAGGAGGTTTTGTGGAGCACAGATCCAGAAGCTCAGCTCTTAAG AAGGCTCATTGATGTCAGGGACTGTCATGAGTCAACAGATTATGGCCTTAAAGATCACCACCTAAGAGCTTTTAAGAAGGCATTCAGCAGTCAAGCTCCTGAATACACCGGCAGTGCACAGAAA gACGCTCATGAATTCCTAACATTGTTCCTCAATGAGGTCAAAAGGCTCGCACCTCACCTGGAGAGGAACGCAGCTCTCCTGGGCCAAAGTTATACCTGCCCAGTAGAAGagcatcacatttttaaaatggaaaacatgAGGACATGCAAGAG CTGTGGTCACCAATCATCACAGCACGAGGACTTCACCAGCTTGTCTCTTGACCTTGTTCCAGAGGGGTCTATTATAAACATGTTAGAGACATACTTGAAG GAACAAGAAATAGAATTTCGCTGTGATTGTGGAGGGACGGCCTCAGAACTGAAGTCGTCTTTTGATACACTGCCAAG AGTCCTGATCTTGCATCTGAAGAGGTTTGGCTTTACACAAACCTACAACATTAAGAAGGTGGATGACCCCGTCAGGCTGCAGAGGGACTTGGTGGTGCCATCCAATCAG GGTGGTGGCTGTTATAGTCTTGTCAGCATCATCAATCATTATGGAGGCACAGAGTCAG GACACTACATCTGTAGTTCTGTCCATCCTGAGGAGAGTCAGCACTCTACATCAGATCGCTGGCTCACCTATAATGACGCACAGGTGCTCCACACAACCGGATCGGCAGCTTGTGAGGAACAGCAGCACTCGGCCTACATGCTGTTTTACAAGAGAAAC ttctga
- the LOC113024014 gene encoding ubiquitin carboxyl-terminal hydrolase 37-like isoform X1, producing the protein MFKLLFHRKKSHKQNVAEKEIPSTSHQSIPDAPVTENGQKKRKWRHLCCSSQTDSDAEAESNTVKTQKKCRWFLFKFWKKLHKQNVAEKEIPSTSHQSIPDASVAATPANPENGQKKRKWRHIFCCSSQTDSDAEAESNTVKTLFKSGKVRSTTETIPADLSWDTWIMELLDQESGWEHVFNSSVACGGEIIESQTGTIDCFGFPNIGNTCYMNSCLQSLLNIEEFIRDIRRQEVLWSTDPEAQLLRRLIDVRDCHESTDYGLKDHHLRAFKKAFSSQAPEYTGSAQKDAHEFLTLFLNEVKRLAPHLERNAALLGQSYTCPVEEHHIFKMENMRTCKSCGHQSSQHEDFTSLSLDLVPEGSIINMLETYLKEQEIEFRCDCGGTASELKSSFDTLPRVLILHLKRFGFTQTYNIKKVDDPVRLQRDLVVPSNQGGGCYSLVSIINHYGGTESGHYICSSVHPEESQHSTSDRWLTYNDAQVLHTTGSAACEEQQHSAYMLFYKRNF; encoded by the exons ATGTTTAAACTTCTTTTTCACAGAAAG aaatcacacaaacaaaacgtgGCAGAGAAGGAAATTCCTTCTACGTCTCATCAGAG CATCCCGGATGCTCCTGTTACTGAAAATGgtcaaaagaagagaaaatggagACACCTCTGCTGTTCCTCG CAAACTGACAGCGATGCAGAGGCAGAGAGCAACACTGTGAAGACACAAAAAAAGTGTCGctggtttctttttaaattctggAAG aaattacacaaacaaaacGTGGCAGAGAAGGAAATTCCTTCTACGTCTCATCAGAG CATCCCGGATGCTTCTGTTGCTGCCACACCAGCTAACCCTGAAAATGgccaaaagaagagaaaatggagACACATCTTCTGCTGTTCCTCG CAAACTGACAGCGATGCAGAGGCAGAGAGCAACACTGTGAAGACTCTTTTTAAATCCGGGAAG GTAAGAAGCACCACGGAAACGATCCCAGCAGACCTGAGTTGGGACACTTGGATTATGGAGCTTCTGGACCAAGAGAGTGGATGGGAGCATGTGTTTAACAG CAGTGTAGCATGCGGTGGAGAAATAATAGAAAGTCAAACTGGGACTATAGACTGCTTCGG gTTTCCAAACATCGGAAACACCTGCTACATGAACTCCTGCCTGCAGAGCCTCCTCAACATTGAGGAGTTCATAAGAGACATCAGGCGTCAGGAGGTTTTGTGGAGCACAGATCCAGAAGCTCAGCTCTTAAG AAGGCTCATTGATGTCAGGGACTGTCATGAGTCAACAGATTATGGCCTTAAAGATCACCACCTAAGAGCTTTTAAGAAGGCATTCAGCAGTCAAGCTCCTGAATACACCGGCAGTGCACAGAAA gACGCTCATGAATTCCTAACATTGTTCCTCAATGAGGTCAAAAGGCTCGCACCTCACCTGGAGAGGAACGCAGCTCTCCTGGGCCAAAGTTATACCTGCCCAGTAGAAGagcatcacatttttaaaatggaaaacatgAGGACATGCAAGAG CTGTGGTCACCAATCATCACAGCACGAGGACTTCACCAGCTTGTCTCTTGACCTTGTTCCAGAGGGGTCTATTATAAACATGTTAGAGACATACTTGAAG GAACAAGAAATAGAATTTCGCTGTGATTGTGGAGGGACGGCCTCAGAACTGAAGTCGTCTTTTGATACACTGCCAAG AGTCCTGATCTTGCATCTGAAGAGGTTTGGCTTTACACAAACCTACAACATTAAGAAGGTGGATGACCCCGTCAGGCTGCAGAGGGACTTGGTGGTGCCATCCAATCAG GGTGGTGGCTGTTATAGTCTTGTCAGCATCATCAATCATTATGGAGGCACAGAGTCAG GACACTACATCTGTAGTTCTGTCCATCCTGAGGAGAGTCAGCACTCTACATCAGATCGCTGGCTCACCTATAATGACGCACAGGTGCTCCACACAACCGGATCGGCAGCTTGTGAGGAACAGCAGCACTCGGCCTACATGCTGTTTTACAAGAGAAAC ttctga
- the LOC113024014 gene encoding ubiquitin carboxyl-terminal hydrolase 37-like isoform X2, protein MFKLLFHRKKSHKQNVAEKEIPSTSHQSIPDAPVTENGQKKRKWRHLCCSSQTDSDAEAESNTVKTQKKCRWFLFKFWKKLHKQNVAEKEIPSTSHQSIPDASVAATPANPENGQKKRKWRHIFCCSSQTDSDAEAESNTVKTLFKSGKVRSTTETIPADLSWDTWIMELLDQESGWEHVFNSVACGGEIIESQTGTIDCFGFPNIGNTCYMNSCLQSLLNIEEFIRDIRRQEVLWSTDPEAQLLRRLIDVRDCHESTDYGLKDHHLRAFKKAFSSQAPEYTGSAQKDAHEFLTLFLNEVKRLAPHLERNAALLGQSYTCPVEEHHIFKMENMRTCKSCGHQSSQHEDFTSLSLDLVPEGSIINMLETYLKEQEIEFRCDCGGTASELKSSFDTLPRVLILHLKRFGFTQTYNIKKVDDPVRLQRDLVVPSNQGGGCYSLVSIINHYGGTESGHYICSSVHPEESQHSTSDRWLTYNDAQVLHTTGSAACEEQQHSAYMLFYKRNF, encoded by the exons ATGTTTAAACTTCTTTTTCACAGAAAG aaatcacacaaacaaaacgtgGCAGAGAAGGAAATTCCTTCTACGTCTCATCAGAG CATCCCGGATGCTCCTGTTACTGAAAATGgtcaaaagaagagaaaatggagACACCTCTGCTGTTCCTCG CAAACTGACAGCGATGCAGAGGCAGAGAGCAACACTGTGAAGACACAAAAAAAGTGTCGctggtttctttttaaattctggAAG aaattacacaaacaaaacGTGGCAGAGAAGGAAATTCCTTCTACGTCTCATCAGAG CATCCCGGATGCTTCTGTTGCTGCCACACCAGCTAACCCTGAAAATGgccaaaagaagagaaaatggagACACATCTTCTGCTGTTCCTCG CAAACTGACAGCGATGCAGAGGCAGAGAGCAACACTGTGAAGACTCTTTTTAAATCCGGGAAG GTAAGAAGCACCACGGAAACGATCCCAGCAGACCTGAGTTGGGACACTTGGATTATGGAGCTTCTGGACCAAGAGAGTGGATGGGAGCATGTGTTTAACAG TGTAGCATGCGGTGGAGAAATAATAGAAAGTCAAACTGGGACTATAGACTGCTTCGG gTTTCCAAACATCGGAAACACCTGCTACATGAACTCCTGCCTGCAGAGCCTCCTCAACATTGAGGAGTTCATAAGAGACATCAGGCGTCAGGAGGTTTTGTGGAGCACAGATCCAGAAGCTCAGCTCTTAAG AAGGCTCATTGATGTCAGGGACTGTCATGAGTCAACAGATTATGGCCTTAAAGATCACCACCTAAGAGCTTTTAAGAAGGCATTCAGCAGTCAAGCTCCTGAATACACCGGCAGTGCACAGAAA gACGCTCATGAATTCCTAACATTGTTCCTCAATGAGGTCAAAAGGCTCGCACCTCACCTGGAGAGGAACGCAGCTCTCCTGGGCCAAAGTTATACCTGCCCAGTAGAAGagcatcacatttttaaaatggaaaacatgAGGACATGCAAGAG CTGTGGTCACCAATCATCACAGCACGAGGACTTCACCAGCTTGTCTCTTGACCTTGTTCCAGAGGGGTCTATTATAAACATGTTAGAGACATACTTGAAG GAACAAGAAATAGAATTTCGCTGTGATTGTGGAGGGACGGCCTCAGAACTGAAGTCGTCTTTTGATACACTGCCAAG AGTCCTGATCTTGCATCTGAAGAGGTTTGGCTTTACACAAACCTACAACATTAAGAAGGTGGATGACCCCGTCAGGCTGCAGAGGGACTTGGTGGTGCCATCCAATCAG GGTGGTGGCTGTTATAGTCTTGTCAGCATCATCAATCATTATGGAGGCACAGAGTCAG GACACTACATCTGTAGTTCTGTCCATCCTGAGGAGAGTCAGCACTCTACATCAGATCGCTGGCTCACCTATAATGACGCACAGGTGCTCCACACAACCGGATCGGCAGCTTGTGAGGAACAGCAGCACTCGGCCTACATGCTGTTTTACAAGAGAAAC ttctga
- the LOC113024014 gene encoding ubiquitin carboxyl-terminal hydrolase 37-like isoform X4, giving the protein MFKLLFHRKKSHKQNVAEKEIPSTSHQSIPDAPVTENGQKKRKWRHLCCSSQTDSDAEAESNTVKTQKKCRWFLFKFWKKLHKQNVAEKEIPSTSHQSVACGGEIIESQTGTIDCFGFPNIGNTCYMNSCLQSLLNIEEFIRDIRRQEVLWSTDPEAQLLRRLIDVRDCHESTDYGLKDHHLRAFKKAFSSQAPEYTGSAQKDAHEFLTLFLNEVKRLAPHLERNAALLGQSYTCPVEEHHIFKMENMRTCKSCGHQSSQHEDFTSLSLDLVPEGSIINMLETYLKEQEIEFRCDCGGTASELKSSFDTLPRVLILHLKRFGFTQTYNIKKVDDPVRLQRDLVVPSNQGGGCYSLVSIINHYGGTESGHYICSSVHPEESQHSTSDRWLTYNDAQVLHTTGSAACEEQQHSAYMLFYKRNF; this is encoded by the exons ATGTTTAAACTTCTTTTTCACAGAAAG aaatcacacaaacaaaacgtgGCAGAGAAGGAAATTCCTTCTACGTCTCATCAGAG CATCCCGGATGCTCCTGTTACTGAAAATGgtcaaaagaagagaaaatggagACACCTCTGCTGTTCCTCG CAAACTGACAGCGATGCAGAGGCAGAGAGCAACACTGTGAAGACACAAAAAAAGTGTCGctggtttctttttaaattctggAAG aaattacacaaacaaaacGTGGCAGAGAAGGAAATTCCTTCTACGTCTCATCAGAG TGTAGCATGCGGTGGAGAAATAATAGAAAGTCAAACTGGGACTATAGACTGCTTCGG gTTTCCAAACATCGGAAACACCTGCTACATGAACTCCTGCCTGCAGAGCCTCCTCAACATTGAGGAGTTCATAAGAGACATCAGGCGTCAGGAGGTTTTGTGGAGCACAGATCCAGAAGCTCAGCTCTTAAG AAGGCTCATTGATGTCAGGGACTGTCATGAGTCAACAGATTATGGCCTTAAAGATCACCACCTAAGAGCTTTTAAGAAGGCATTCAGCAGTCAAGCTCCTGAATACACCGGCAGTGCACAGAAA gACGCTCATGAATTCCTAACATTGTTCCTCAATGAGGTCAAAAGGCTCGCACCTCACCTGGAGAGGAACGCAGCTCTCCTGGGCCAAAGTTATACCTGCCCAGTAGAAGagcatcacatttttaaaatggaaaacatgAGGACATGCAAGAG CTGTGGTCACCAATCATCACAGCACGAGGACTTCACCAGCTTGTCTCTTGACCTTGTTCCAGAGGGGTCTATTATAAACATGTTAGAGACATACTTGAAG GAACAAGAAATAGAATTTCGCTGTGATTGTGGAGGGACGGCCTCAGAACTGAAGTCGTCTTTTGATACACTGCCAAG AGTCCTGATCTTGCATCTGAAGAGGTTTGGCTTTACACAAACCTACAACATTAAGAAGGTGGATGACCCCGTCAGGCTGCAGAGGGACTTGGTGGTGCCATCCAATCAG GGTGGTGGCTGTTATAGTCTTGTCAGCATCATCAATCATTATGGAGGCACAGAGTCAG GACACTACATCTGTAGTTCTGTCCATCCTGAGGAGAGTCAGCACTCTACATCAGATCGCTGGCTCACCTATAATGACGCACAGGTGCTCCACACAACCGGATCGGCAGCTTGTGAGGAACAGCAGCACTCGGCCTACATGCTGTTTTACAAGAGAAAC ttctga
- the LOC113023260 gene encoding uncharacterized protein LOC113023260, with the protein MSVFLRERALETQAVYAATAAEMMRLCWALVLIFSYSTSEGTIIITEPGESITLKCSSEECPKNNGRYVGMYLYHRFTEQNEVYYYRNHVNSKVAVRSRYKGRIESNGAPMNHSITMTNLTVDDSGVYTCVYKESVDKSVECKVYTVFVREITNKPNRELQTTTEKRRLPGGNREHNTTEHPKEPCSRQKALLSTAEERHLPLVLIISISTIILLFIIILILLMIQKARKMKSHERKARPSLQGSNDYVYEVMMKTNRCPAAAPEQPTQNPYELV; encoded by the exons ATGTCTGTCTTCCTGCg aGAGAGAGCATTAGAAACACAAGCAGTTTATGCTGCCACTGCTGCAGAGATGATGCGACTGTGTTGGGCCCTAGTACTGATTTTTTCTTATTCCACTTCAG AAGGCACTATAATCATCACAGAGCCTGGTGAGAGCATCACTTTGAAGTGTTCCTCAGAAGAATGCCCCAAAAACAATGGTCGATATGTTGGGATGTATCTGTATCATAGGTTTACTGAACAGAATGAGGTGTATTACTATAGAAACCATGTAAACAGCAAAGTCGCTGTGCGATCGAGATACAAAGGCAGGATTGAGTCAAACGGAGCTCCCATGAACCACAGCATCACCATGACCAATCTGACTGTGGATGATTCTGGTGTCTACACTTGTGTCTACAAAGAATCAGTAGACAAAAGTGTTGAGTGCAAAGTCTACACAGTTTTTGTAAGAG aaataacaaacaaacctaACAGAGAGCTCCAGACGACCACAGAGAAGAGACGTCTACCTGGTGGTAATCGTGAGCATAATACTACCGAGCATCCCAAAG AACCATGTTCCAGACAAAAAGCGCTCTTGTCCACTGCAGAGGAGAGACATCTACCTCTGGTGTTAATCATCAGTATTTCCACCATCATCCTGCTGTTCATCATAATCTTAATCCTACTGATGATCCAGAAG GCGAGAAAAATGAAAAgccatgaaagaaaagcaagacCTTCCCTGCAAGGATCCAATGATTATGTGTATGAAGTTATGATGAAGACCAACAGGTGCccagcagcagctccagagCAGCCAACACAAAACCCCTATGAGCTTGTTTAG